A stretch of DNA from Leopardus geoffroyi isolate Oge1 chromosome B3, O.geoffroyi_Oge1_pat1.0, whole genome shotgun sequence:
aggggcgtcGAATGGTCTCCGAAAATCAAATGAACGGAAATATCACGTTTTCATCCTGTGGGCTTCGGCTGCCTCTTTCAGCCTGCCCGgatttgtcttttcctcttctgtacaaGAAGATTCTTTCCGGAGATCGAGTGGAGGTAAAGGTAAATATCCTCTTCAGATAGGAGCAAAATGATTGAAGTGTTGTGTGTTCCTGGGTGATCGGGGTCCCTGGAGCAAAGCAAGGCAAGAGACAGGACTAGAGATTGTTGGGTCAGCAAAGACTTCTCTGAGGTTCTAGCAGCATCAAGATCCGAGTTAACGTGTTGTACAtccttttactttacttttcttttcttttgttttttaatttattttgagagagagcgcgggaGGACGGGCGggcgagagcaggggagagggagaatcccaagcaggctccgtgctgtcagcacagcgggGAGCCCCACGCGCACCGAACCccctctccgccccctccccgcccccaaccgtgagatcatgaccaaggcTCATGACCAAGTTCCCTTAAgggactgagcacccaggtggcccacGTTTTGGATTGTTAGTTGTTTCAGGAAGTTTCCTTTCTTAGGGTGTACTactcctcaaaacaaacaaacggtTCTCTTCCCTAACCCCAGGAAAattatcaaaaccaagaaatgaaCATTGATACAATCTTACTACTCTACAGACGTTATTCCCTTTTCCGTcaattgtcccaataatgtcctttatagcaaaGGAAAATTCAAAATCATGTGTTGCAttcagttgtcatgtctctttatcTGAAATAGTTCCCAGGTAGTTCTTTGCACTTCATTATGCAGGCCTTTTTGAAGACTACGGGCCAGTCATTTTGGAGACTGTCCTTCAGTTTTTGAGTTGTCCTGGCTTCCCTGGCAAGTACATTCAGGAATGCATTTTTGACACGAAGGCTACGTAAATGATACCGTGTCTGTTATGGGTtggtttgtgtccctccaaaaaaatatgttgaagtcctaagtCCTGGTACCTAGGActgtgaccttctttggaaatcTGATCTTTGCAGATACAGTCGAGTGAAGGTGAGGTCACTAGAGCGGGCCCTGATCCAATGTGACTGTTTTCCTCACGCGAGGAAGACGGCAATGTGAAGAGACTCGCTGACAGAACACCATGCGATGGCAGAAGCAGAGAGTGTAGTGATGTAGCCGCAAGCGAGCCAAGGATTGGCTTGTCACCACCGGAAGCTGGGGAGTAACGAGGGACGATTCCACTCAGAGCCTCAGAGAGAGTAtggccctgctggcaccttgcTTTTGGAcctctagcttccagaactgtgagagaagacacttctgtttttttaagccacccagttggtggTACTTTATTATGACAGACCTAGCAAATGTATACAGGCCTCCTCTGGGCACCACGTTTGGAGGCACGTGAAGGCAGTTTGTTCTATTACTGGTGGGGCTGACATCGACTACTTAGTTAAGGAGGTGTATCGGTTACCCGTCTCTGTGTAACAAATTGCCGTAAAACTTAGCGATTGGAAATAATGACCGTTTCACTTGCTCACAATTCTGTGGATCAGCGATTCTGGCTGGGTTCCACTGGGCAGTTCTGCCGGTCTCAAGTGGGATCGCTGGAGCCGCGGCGGCCAGCCTGCAGGTCACCTGGGGCCCAGTCGGTCTAGGGGACTTCGGCAGACACGGTTCACGTTCACTCCGGCGATGTCATCCTCCAACGGGCTAACCCAGGCTTCTTCTCATGGTGGCCTCAGGACAGGCAAGTGAGAGCCAGTCTTAATGAGCAAGTGATTTTCAACCTTCTGCTTGCATCCCATTTACTAATGTCCCattagccaaagcaagtcacatagcGAAGGCCGAAGTCAGTAGGCTGGGGTGTTGCAGAAGCACCTGGGTACTGGGGCCAGCACTGCAACTGTCGGCCACTGGAGGTGTTCATCAggttttccctttgtaattattaAGTGATTTGTATGGAGATAATTTGAGGATATGTGAATATCCTGTTTAACACAACAGTTTTTAGCATCCACTGATGGCTCTTGCGTTATGATTGCCAAATGTCCattttctaattccatcattcATTCTTCAGTTATCAGCTGGCATCGTAAGGTAGgactttccctccttccctatgTGCTAACGATACGAACTCATGGTTGTTATTTCGTTCAGTTGTTTGTAACCCAAAactgttttgaaatttattttgatgttctaATGTTCTCAGATCGGGCCTATGAAAACCCCTTCAGGGTGCCTATGGTGTCCTTTGGACATGTCCATAACATTTTTGGAGCATTTCCGTGTCTTCTGGCACAAGATGTTCCGGGGCCATTATGTATCTGTCTTGGCTCGTgaaaattatctatttctccaaagaggcctggttctttttagtggggagtggttttagaaaacaagatcaaggggagcctgcgtggcgcagtcggttgggcggccgactttggctcaggtcgtgatctcacgggttcggttggtgagttcggcccgctttggatcctcagcccccctctctctgcccctcccccgctcacacattgtctcaaaaacaaataaacgttaaacaaataaacgttaagaggaggaggaggaggagacagaaagaaaagaaaaaaagaaaaaagaaaaaggaagcaagatCAAGGCGGTAGGTATGTCTAATGCTACTGTCTTTGCCTCTAGGCCCCTTCAGTGGATAGAGGTAGAGAATACGTGTATTTCCTAACACCTATCTACAGATGTAGATTAAAAGCAATGAGCCCAGGGACAGctacgtgggtggttcagttggttaagcatccgtctcttgattttggctcaggtcataaccttgGGGTTATGACATTGAGCCCTGCCTCCGGCTCCCTGCtaggtgtggaacctgcttaagattctctctacctctgtctctgcccctctcccccctctcaaaataaattaataagcgtaaagaaaattctctctccctctctctatgccctctcccccactcgctccttctctctcttaaaaaaaaaaaaaattaattaaaaaaataaataatgagccCACACCAGTACCTTAAATTCCAACTCTCAATTTTATGCAAGTGGGTCCTCCTTGCCCTCCACCATCccgtatttgtttgtttgcttgctttaatttttttaacgtttatttatttttgagagagagagagagagagagagagaccgatcacaagcaggggagggacagagagagagagggagacacagaataaacaggctccaggctctgagctgtcagcacagagcctgatgaggggctcgaactcacaaaccgtgagatcatgacctgagctgaagttgaacgcttaaccaactaaccgactaagccacccaggcaccccgtgtttttgtttttgtttttaatgtttatttattttttaaatgtttatttttgtgtgtgtgtgagagagagagagagagggagagagagagaatgagcaggggaggggcagagagaaagggagacacagaatcaattcaaagcaggctccaggctccgagctgtcagcgcagagcccgatgtggggcttgaacccatgaaccgcgagatcgtgacctgagcgaaagtcaggcgcttaaccgactgagccacccaggcgccccaaatgtttatttatttttgagagcaagagagacagagcatgagcaggggcagagagagagagagagagacagacagacagacagacagacggacagaatctgaagcaggctccaggctctgagccatcagcacagagcccgacggagggcccaaactcatgaaccgtgagatcatgacctgagctgaaatcaagagtcggatgctcaacagactgagccacccaggcggacCATCATTCCATATTTGTTTGTATCTCCTTTCTCCAACAGTAAGAACCTTGACTCCCAACATCCATTTAGTCATTAGCTCAATCCTATAGTATACACAACGTTGTTACAGAACTGTTACGACCATACAGCTATGAAATACAAACCTACTATGGGACAGTTCAGTATGTGTTTGCAGTTCTTGTCTTTGGACTTGAAGATGTTTATGGTCGATGTACTGCGCCCAGAAGTCATTTcagttggttattttttttttcttccagtgtggCTACACTATTCATCTCAGATCGCTAGGTTCAGTTATGCTTATGTTCAACGTTAGGGACGTTCCccctgtgatttaaaaatatatgtaaaatattaatagaattcCAAAAGTCAAAATTACAGAGAAAGGTGTACTCAGAAAAGCACCACTCTCTCCTtccactccccccccctccccaggcaatTTCATCATTTATCTATTTAGAGAGTGCTAGtcggggagaaggggagaggggcagagggggagagagagaatcttaagcaagctccacactcagtgcccagcccacgaccctgggatcctgacctgacctgacctgaagtcaagagtcagacacccaggtgtccctagtcttctgtttcttttggcAAGACTgtataattttcttgttttcacaCTTTTCCTACACAAACGGTAGCATACTACATATATTTGGGggcctttttctccccccccccccccacttaacaCAGTCGATGTGTCATACCTAAAGCGAACCCACAAGTCAAGCAACCCTGTCCTAACCTCCTGGAGGCCACAAGGTCagccaaagaaaaaagtaaacaaactagAAAACCCAAACGAGGGCTCACCAGCCTTTGCAAAGACTGTGATTTCTCAGTggggaaaatgttagaaaaaaacgGTGACAAAATCAAACCCCTCAATCCAACTGCAAACTGCAAACTGCTGtgcagtgcctggctggctcagttggtagaccatgGGGCTCTGAGTGAAGAGTTCTAGCCCTACATGGGTGTACAGattgatgagggaaacaaaggcaagagaaacgtAGCTTAAACTAGATCTCCTTACagcttgcagcccactgataGAGAGCTGAAACATGCAGAGCGTGAccttcctcaaggagctcacgGCTGCCGTAGTGCCTTAATGTTTATATTTCgttaaaaactaaaagcaaccttaccatgacagcagctagcccctcagggtcctgaaagccttgcttcaAAATTCCTCGGAAACTTACTTTATCTctatcccccctccctccacaaatttaaaaatatatcatcaaGTCACTCCTCACaagcccagtgcagctctttctgcctgccCACCGGGTGCTGTGCTGGTGCTACGTATAATAACaacacctttttgcactgaaacGTCTGGAGAAACCTTTCTTAGCCATCTGCTCATGAATCCACgtcataattaaaaaacaaataaaataaataagagaactACAAACTAATGTTCATTTTAACTGGAAGAATCACAGCCAGGCTCCCCCGGCTCTTCTACTTTCGTCCCCCAAGGGTGTGAAGTTCCTCCGCCCACTCCGGCGACAGGGCGTGGCGTATGTAGATGAGCATTCGCGCAGAGGCTGCCGGTCCCGGACCGCCTGGGCGCGCATGTCCCGCGTGGGGGCTAGGCAAAGGCGCCCGCGGTTGTTTTGCGGACGGGAGAGGTTGGAGCTGAGGGGGGGCTGCGGGCAGCCGGGGCGCGGAAGCCGCGTGGGGCAAGTGACCGTGTGTAAGAAGCGTGGCGAGCGCGAGGGTGTGGGTCGAGGCGGGGCACGCAACTCATACTTACCTGGCAGGGGAGATACCATGATCACGAAGGTGGTTTTCCCAGGGCGAGGCTTATCCATTGCACTCCGGATGTGCTGACCCCTGCGatttccccaaatgtgggaaaCTCGACTGCATAATTTGTGGTAGTGGGGGACTGCGTTCGCGCTTTCCCTTGGTTATCTGTGTTTGCAAAGAACAGGAGCAGCTCTTCCCACCCGCGTTGACgcaggagaaagggagagtgtcTAGGCGTTTATAGTTCTCCACAGTTACCGTCTGTGGCGTCGGCACTGCAGTCTCGGCAGtgtcttgggttttgtttttgtttctttttttcctctctcgcGTTGTTTTCTTAAAGCGCTTTTGGTTTGGAGTTTGGCAGTCGCTTTCAACGCGTGCGCCTTGGCCCGTGGGGGCTGGCTGGGTTACGGGTGCGAAACGCAGCAACGTGTTATAGAGACCTTACTTTCACAGAATCCGCCAAACTAGGTAGCAGCCACTTATATAGTACAGGATTCCCAGTTGATTCTAGAGACGCTTGGAGAACCGATCTAACACCTTActagctttgtctttttttccggAAAATCTTTAGTGTTTGGTTTTCGAGACAGCGAGCGTGAGcgggaaaagagcagagaaagagggagccccagaatctgaagcaggctgcaggctccaggctctgaactctgtcagcacagagccagatccGTGGCTCGGACTCACCAACCGTgagttcaggacctgagcccaaaccccACGCTTagcggactgagctacccaggaccCCTGCATTTTAGTTTTCTAACTATTCCCCCTGAGAGGTAAGTTCCACGAAGGCCAGAGATTCTTGTCTATTTTGTTGATTGCTCCATTCATACTTGGCTACAACAGTGCATGGCGGCATAATAGGCTTTTAGTATATGCTTCATTAATTAACTTCTAGATCgcggggttaaaaaaaaaaaaaaaaaaaaagtttctggggcgcctgggtggctcgccaGTCCAGTCAagcatcctgactcttgatttcggctcaggtcacgatctcaccgtttgtgaggaTCCACCCACCAGTCTACCCCATCGGCCTCCAACCTAGCCTGGTTCAGCCCCTTCTCACTTTAGAAGAATGGGATCATTTTACAAACCATCAGAAAAAGGTAAGTCAGGGGTATGCACCTTAGTTTTCTCCCATGCCTTCGAAGCTCTTCTGTTCTTCCATCATGCTTCACTCTGGTTCAAGATGTAGGGGAGACAGAACTTTACTTTTTACCCTGTTAGGGTCTCCAGCAGGGCCTGAGAATTAAATTGGACGTAAAACAGAATATCAGAAGgaaagcatacagattttttcCATGTACGTGGGAGACCCCATCGTAACATGAAAACCCAAAGAGGTGGCTAGGTGggtctccaaggagccctggttccttttttttttttttttttttttttccattttgtgtatcTGGAGGCCAAGATCCGGTGGTGCTTAGCGTTCACGGATACTGATGTGTGATTGCATTTAGGCCCTGCACCTGTTTTACTCCACGGATTATgatccattattttttattttatttaaaaaaaaattttttttttaacgtttatttatttttgagaccgagagagacagagcatgaacaggggagggacagagagagagagagggagacacagaatctgaaacaggctccaggctctgagctgtcagcacagagcctgacatggggcttgaactcgcggaccgtgagatcataacctgagccgaagtcagacgcttaaccaactgagccacccaggcgcccctatgatcgATTATTATCATGATCTcgatttggccagtgggaaccCTTTCAAAATGGCTCTTGTGTGCTTGACATGTCCACATCAGTGGCACATTGCTTTACTTTTTGGCACAGCTCCATGTTTCAGGACATGATGAGGCCGATTGATGCCCAGCTGTGTCGGCCAGTCTGGTGGCCTGGCTCCTTTGACCCTCCTGTGCGCACGGACCTGGATTCCTTTGAGGGAGGTGGTTACTTCCTGAAATAGGTCAAGGTGCCTTTGGACTTCCTGGAGAGGCACTGGAGTCAAAGGCGGGGGAGAAGAGAACACCAGTGCCGGGGTTGGACTCCTTGCCCTGGCTCCATGTATTTTAACATCCCCTCGGGTGtgtgcccacccacccacccacccacccagtgaAAGTCCCACAGAGGCACAACAGGTCACATCTACGTGGCCTTCCCTTGACTGTGTCGCCACTGCCTGACTGGGTGGCAGGCACTGCTGTGCCTGCAAGGATGTGGGGCCGTACCTTGGAAGCACCCGGCTACTCCCCATGATACCCCGGACAGGAAGTGTCGGCCATGCTAGGGCCCACTCTTGCATTTGCTGGATGCCAaaacccacctcccccctccacccctcaccctgCTATTCCCCCAAAGCGCCAAAGCTAGGTCCCCAGGGATTCCACACCTCCACATCTCATCAGGGGGGGCAGGCACATCCAGTGAAGGTGGTTGAGGTTTTATCTTTGGTGCCTGTCTGCTGGTCTCTGCCTGTAGATGGTGACATTAGACGCTGGGGTCTCTCTGTGGCTTCCCGAAGGTCAACTGTTGGACTTCAAAGGCAGGGCCTCCTGAACCCGTGGAGGCAGTGGGACAGTAGCACTGAGACCGGGCTGGGGAGCGAACCAAGAGGaagggcggggggccgggggaaACGCAGTCTCCAGTTTGGGAGGCAGAACTAAAACCGAAAACGCGCTTGTGGTCTCAGAGGTCAGGGATGGCAGTAGCCGGGTCCCTGAGGCCTCAGAGAGCCACACTCCCGGTGCGGTTCCGCTGCCAGCCCCCTCTGTGATGCGCTCCAACTGTACTTTGAGTCTCTGGCGTTTCCTTCCCACAGGAGGGAAGAGAACAAGGACCTTTCCCTGGCGTTCTTCTCTGCACCCACCCGCAGCCCCAACAACCTGGCTCTGTCCCCAGGATGAAGCCCGTTTTCTCCTGGATGGGTGCTCTCTGACAGGCCCTCAGTGTCTCCCTCTTCAGGCCCTGCCAATTTAGCCTTAAGGGCCCAGCGCTAAGTCAGCCAGCTGGTCAGAACCCACAGGCCAGCTGCCTGTGTCAGTAAGGACGCGAATTTGTGCGCCCGACCGACTGTGACGACAGCTGCCCCCGTCTCACTCCACCCCTACTCCCACTCTTCTGCGCCCCGACTCTGACTCTTAAGTCTGCGTTTTGCCGCcacactccaccccaccccccaccccacccccgctcgcCCCCGCCCCTTTCTGCATACAGGTGGAGACCCCAGCGGTCCGGTGGGTCCGTGGCCAGAAAGCGGGTAAGACAGAAATATTTcatccatctccctctccctccgtccGATGTAGCGGGAGAATCGGTACGGGTGGATTTACCACCCGTGCACAGAGTGTGAGTAATCACTGCTCTCTCAGCGGGAGCGCCCCCAGCCCCGCCATCCGTGGCTACAAGAACAGGTGCGAAGGCACGGGAAAACGGAAGTGTACCCGGACCACCGCCCTGTCCTCAGACTGACAAGAAACCTGAAGGGGCCGCTGAAGTTCTCGTCACGACGGGCAAGGCCCATGAGGGGGGCCCTGCTGCATTTCGTTTCTGCCAGTGTCAGCTTCGATGCAAGCGCACAATTGGCGATGGCTTGGAAAACCTCAGAGTGACAGTTCTGTCCCACAAGTAGATTAAGCTGGTCGGGGAAGAGGGTTTTCTGTCTCCGTAGAGCTGTATATTTATAGACCCTATGAgaaacagggaaggaggagacagagagactgcAACTGGGAGCGACCGACGCAGCGACCGTCCTCGGAGGCAAGGCAGGAGATCGAGGAGGGGGAGTTTTCATGAAGGACGCCATGGTTGTTCCCGACCCGTGTGACGACCCGTACGCTTGTCAGCCTCGAGGGCTTGCCGAGGGCAGAACCTCTTTGCCCACGCGTTTGTCTGGAGCGGGAGCAGTGGGCGAATAAAAGTGGGGAAGGGCGCGGGACGGCGTGGGGCTGAGACAAGGCAGGAGCGGCGGGGACGTGGAGCGTCCACGGGCACGTGCAGGTAAACTGCGGGAAGAAGGCGCAGGTGTGTTCCCTGGCGGCAGCACACGAGCAGACGTAGGCAGGTGTTCCGTAAAGGTTTTACTTACTGACTTTGGCCTGTGGGAGAGGGGCTGCCGCGAGGCTGCAGGTGCCCGGGCGGGGCAGAGTTGGGGCGGGGCGCTGGGGGGCggtgccccccgccccgtggCGCAAAAGCGTCAGGCACTTCCTTCGAGCCGGAATCGAACCAGCGACCTAAGGATGCCCACACGTATCCAGCCTACAGTCCTCCGCTCTACCAGCTGAGCTATCGAAGGGTGCACGCTGACAGGCCCGGGTCATTGCTTCTTCTTGAAATGACGGAGGCCACCACACTGGCAAGCCGGAGGTCCGGCACGCCTTGGCGTGGTTGGAAGGCCCTTTAGAAAAAAGAGCAGGGCCGACGCCGCCCCAGCGCCCCTTTCCGGGCAGAGGGAGCATATCCCCTGCGTTTGGCGGCTGCCCGGCCGGTGGCCCCAGCCTCCCGGGTCGCGATTGTCAAGATGCCTGGGCCGGGGCTCTCGCCTGTTGCATTTCCCCTCCCGGCGCTCCTTTCTACAGGTGGGGACTACAGCGGTCCGTGGCGGCAGTGGCGAGGAGGGGCGTCGGTGAAGCTCGCGTGTTGGTTGTGCGGGGGTGGCCTCGCGGAGGAGCGGAGGAGAACCCACTGGGATGGGCACTAGGTAGGCGGCTGCGAACCGCCTAACCACCTGCTGGTTTTTAAATGCCTTtagttcaaaataatccttaggccaaaatgacatttttttggtGTGGCAGATTATGCCACCATACGAAGGCAATATCGTCTTGCCTGGATTATGCAAGCCTCCGGAACTAACTGACTGATTTCCCTGCTTTTGTCTTTAACAGcctgatttcttattttttattaacaacgataataataattacaatggtaattattattttgggtgccAAGCGGAGTGGGAGGCGGAGGACTCAGATCAAggcactcctctgctcaaaacctccCAGCttggggttgcctggctggctcagtcagtagagcatttgactcttgatcttgaggttgtgagttcgggccccggaattggatgctgtgtgtgtgtgtgtgtgtgtgtgtgtgtgtgtgtgtgtgtgtgttccttcttcttaagattttatttttaagtaacctctacacccatcTTGGGTCtccaactcacgaccccaagatcaagagtcgcatgccgCACCCACTGAACCAGCCGGGACCCCGATGTAGACCTTACTTCaaacactaaacaaaacaaaaacttttggtTCACTCACATTTAGAGTGTTACAATGATCTGCGCAGAGCGGAGTGGTCTCTGGAGATGCCTGATGGTCTGTTCTGAGGAGCAGCCAGCAGCATGATGGACCCGGCCAGGGACCACTTACACCTGAGACGGACTACAGAAAAACACTCCCAGAGATGGAAGTCCAAGTCAAGAGCGTCACCTGTACCCAAGGAGACGGTGGCAGCAGCAGCAAGTACCTGTGGTCGATTTCCAGGCGGAACTGAGACAGGTATTCTCAGCCAAGATGCCAAGAGGTGGTTAAAGTGGTATTGGAATATCTAGGTAGCTGATTTCCAAGTGAAGTAAAAATATTATccacggggggcgggggtggtgatGGTGTGGGACCTCTTACAATGATCTACAAGACCCTCATGATCTTATCTCCAACCTAGTCACCTCTCTGACTTAATTTTGTACAACTCTTCAGTTTTGCGCTGGACGCAGGGCCTCCTTGCTATTCTCCACACACAGTCCTACCTGGGCCTTTGCGCTAGCCGACCTTTGTGCCGGGGATgcttcctcccccgccccctccgtgATTGACTCCCTCACCTCCTTGGAGTCTTTGCTTGAAGCATAGCACCTTCTCGTGTAACCTCTTCTGAGCACCCACTAACAGCTAACACACTAATTAATT
This window harbors:
- the LOC123583541 gene encoding LOW QUALITY PROTEIN: SNRPN upstream reading frame protein-like (The sequence of the model RefSeq protein was modified relative to this genomic sequence to represent the inferred CDS: inserted 2 bases in 2 codons), with amino-acid sequence MMDPARDHLHLRRTTEKHXPEMEVQVKSXHLYPRRRWQQQQVPVVDFQAELRQVFSAKMPRGG